Proteins encoded together in one Vibrio lentus window:
- a CDS encoding efflux RND transporter periplasmic adaptor subunit codes for MQSNLSIQAKTGKQIGVAFAALLLASSLTGCNKVQSEETVQVVKPVKLFEIPQQTDIELDSFIAKVDATDRAALSFQVGGDIETFSVRMGQEVKKGQVLAVLDATDYRIAVDAAQAKFDLANSQYKQASELYSKKLVSTDYYDQAVNTFTAAEVELDQAQTNLGYTTLVAPFDGVVSMVFGKQYQLIAEKQPVLNILNHSEMDVTFSIPVSKLEDRSIQDLTNSNMWVVMDSHRGIRIPTRFKEISTQPDEDTNSYQAVVSIEKPEGINLLSGMTAQVEVQKNRSDYGIGIVDSAWLSKEADQGELWRYNPESQLISKVQVTLDGQGKVIEGLSSGDLIVEAGVDVLSDGQQVKAWLREGGI; via the coding sequence ATGCAGTCCAATTTGTCTATTCAAGCCAAGACGGGTAAGCAGATAGGAGTGGCGTTTGCTGCACTATTACTCGCAAGCTCTTTGACCGGATGTAACAAGGTTCAGTCAGAAGAAACGGTTCAAGTTGTTAAGCCAGTAAAGCTGTTTGAGATCCCTCAGCAGACGGATATCGAGCTTGATAGCTTTATCGCAAAAGTGGATGCGACCGACCGTGCCGCGCTTTCTTTCCAAGTGGGCGGAGATATTGAAACGTTCTCTGTTCGTATGGGACAAGAGGTGAAGAAAGGCCAAGTACTCGCTGTGCTAGATGCAACGGACTACCGTATCGCGGTTGATGCAGCACAAGCAAAATTTGATCTGGCGAACAGCCAATACAAGCAAGCGTCTGAGCTGTATTCGAAGAAGCTTGTAAGCACGGATTACTACGACCAAGCCGTAAACACCTTTACTGCCGCTGAAGTTGAGTTGGACCAAGCACAAACAAACCTTGGTTACACCACATTAGTTGCTCCATTCGATGGCGTGGTATCGATGGTGTTTGGTAAGCAATATCAGTTAATCGCTGAAAAGCAGCCGGTTCTTAATATTTTAAATCACAGCGAGATGGATGTGACTTTCTCCATTCCTGTGTCAAAGCTTGAAGACCGTTCCATTCAAGACCTGACCAACTCAAACATGTGGGTTGTGATGGATAGCCACCGCGGCATTCGTATCCCAACACGTTTTAAAGAGATCTCAACGCAACCAGACGAAGACACCAACAGCTACCAAGCGGTTGTGTCTATCGAGAAACCTGAAGGTATTAATTTGCTTTCTGGTATGACGGCACAAGTTGAAGTTCAGAAAAACAGATCGGACTACGGTATTGGCATTGTTGATTCAGCTTGGTTAAGCAAAGAAGCAGACCAGGGTGAACTATGGCGCTACAACCCAGAGTCTCAATTGATTTCTAAAGTACAAGTCACCCTTGATGGGCAAGGCAAGGTTATTGAAGGCTTGTCTTCTGGCGACCTGATCGTAGAAGCGGGTGTCGATGTGTTATCTGATGGGCAACAAGTAAAAGCTTGGTTACGTGAGGGCGGTATTTAA
- a CDS encoding efflux RND transporter periplasmic adaptor subunit — MNLSKLSVVVVSALLLQACNNETDHREQPSLLVSTFEVDAPMTDQFRSFNGQVMPAELTPLAFKLAGEIQQVLVEAGDNVEKGQLLATLDNATYLQDLTDAKSQFKLASKQLARGSEMFDSKMLSQSEHDQLTANYKLASANLAAAERKLSYTDLLAPFSGTVSTVDKQCFENTTPGETLLSVYQNDKVYVRIQVSDSILASISPDMRSNSYRPDATFGGHSGKYPLTYLEHTSELHPQSRTYEFWMQMLQPENEILPGTSVTVNVDMAKAGLSDVQGYQLPMTTLQAGAEANQFYVWKMEDGQAFKSEVEVDKISGQGALIAHGVEQGELLVNSNLRKLRDGIKLSGKAE, encoded by the coding sequence ATGAACCTTTCCAAATTATCAGTTGTGGTTGTCTCTGCGTTATTGCTTCAAGCTTGTAACAATGAAACCGACCACCGTGAGCAGCCTTCACTTTTGGTTTCAACCTTTGAAGTAGATGCGCCAATGACTGACCAATTCAGAAGTTTTAACGGACAGGTGATGCCTGCGGAACTTACACCATTGGCATTTAAGCTTGCTGGTGAGATTCAACAAGTATTGGTTGAAGCTGGTGACAACGTAGAAAAAGGCCAGCTACTGGCGACCTTAGACAACGCAACATACCTTCAAGATCTGACAGACGCTAAATCACAATTCAAATTAGCGAGTAAGCAACTGGCGCGTGGTTCTGAAATGTTTGATAGCAAGATGTTGTCGCAATCAGAACACGATCAGCTGACTGCTAATTACAAACTGGCATCGGCTAATTTGGCTGCGGCAGAACGTAAGCTGAGTTACACAGATCTTTTAGCACCATTTTCTGGCACGGTTTCAACCGTCGATAAGCAATGTTTCGAAAACACGACACCGGGTGAAACGTTACTCAGCGTGTACCAGAACGACAAGGTGTATGTGCGAATTCAAGTATCAGATTCGATCTTAGCGTCTATCAGCCCAGACATGCGTTCGAACAGCTATCGACCTGACGCAACCTTTGGCGGCCACTCTGGAAAATACCCTCTGACTTACCTAGAGCACACCAGTGAACTGCACCCGCAATCTCGCACTTACGAGTTTTGGATGCAAATGCTGCAACCAGAAAACGAAATTCTGCCGGGTACGAGCGTTACGGTAAATGTGGATATGGCGAAAGCCGGCTTGAGTGATGTTCAAGGCTATCAGTTACCGATGACGACCCTACAAGCGGGCGCTGAAGCGAACCAATTTTACGTGTGGAAAATGGAAGACGGCCAAGCATTCAAAAGCGAAGTGGAAGTCGACAAGATCAGCGGCCAAGGCGCACTTATTGCTCATGGCGTTGAACAAGGTGAGCTACTTGTAAATTCAAATCTAAGAAAACTCCGTGACGGAATCAAATTGTCAGGAAAAGCAGAATGA
- a CDS encoding EAL domain-containing protein, producing the protein MQFIAKYQDLTLRSVYQPIFDSSMTQIGVEALVRISNSKGDVVRPDHFFHSDDTLCTDKINVERLSRAIHIRNFAQSNIRHLHLFLNVLPNVGELFAAEKVSDSLLAKRLHELNLSCEQIVMELVELNAESEERLKDAAQSLAENGFQIAVDDFGTQASTEQRVRHINPHIIKIDRSVMLNFEQGDTSEMELVLDLANQIGAKTVIEGIETQQQLAAMQSLGFDMYQGYHLAMPKPIELDLRLAI; encoded by the coding sequence ATGCAGTTTATTGCGAAATATCAAGACTTAACACTTAGAAGTGTCTATCAACCTATATTTGACAGTTCAATGACTCAGATAGGCGTTGAGGCTTTGGTTCGTATTTCGAATAGCAAAGGGGATGTTGTTCGTCCTGACCACTTCTTCCATTCCGACGATACCTTGTGCACTGACAAGATCAATGTAGAAAGGCTGAGTCGCGCTATCCATATCCGTAACTTCGCACAATCGAATATCCGCCATTTACACTTGTTTTTGAATGTTCTTCCAAACGTTGGTGAATTGTTTGCTGCAGAAAAAGTCAGTGACAGCCTGTTGGCTAAACGCCTTCATGAACTCAACCTTTCATGTGAACAAATCGTGATGGAATTAGTGGAACTGAATGCCGAAAGTGAAGAGCGTTTGAAAGATGCAGCCCAATCTCTAGCTGAAAATGGTTTTCAAATTGCTGTTGATGATTTTGGTACTCAAGCGTCAACAGAACAGCGCGTTCGTCATATCAACCCGCATATCATCAAGATAGATCGCTCTGTTATGTTAAATTTTGAACAAGGCGACACGAGCGAAATGGAGTTGGTTCTCGATCTTGCTAATCAAATTGGTGCTAAGACCGTAATCGAAGGTATCGAAACCCAGCAACAGCTCGCAGCAATGCAAAGCTTAGGCTTCGATATGTATCAAGGCTATCACTTGGCGATGCCAAAGCCGATTGAATTAGATCTCCGCCTCGCAATCTAG
- a CDS encoding DUF2164 domain-containing protein produces MTIQLDSKQKSELTHTLQKYLQDELDVELGQFDTEFLVDFISKKFGAVYYNKGIEDAQKVMERKMLDISDELYEIEQIVEI; encoded by the coding sequence ATGACCATTCAATTAGATTCGAAACAAAAGTCTGAACTCACTCATACGCTTCAAAAGTACCTCCAAGATGAACTCGATGTGGAACTTGGTCAGTTCGACACGGAATTCTTGGTCGACTTCATAAGCAAAAAGTTTGGTGCTGTTTACTACAACAAGGGGATAGAAGACGCGCAAAAAGTGATGGAACGTAAAATGTTAGACATCTCAGATGAGCTTTACGAGATCGAACAAATCGTTGAAATCTAA
- a CDS encoding cytochrome b — protein MDNNVRNYNPLARAMHWISALAIFGLFGVGLWMVDLSYYSEWYKTAPDYHRSVGILLAAVTIIRLLWKLVTVSPKVEGKSYEVAAAKIAHGFMYINLTVLFISGYLISTSDGRGIEVFNWFTVPSMGELFANQSDLAGTVHYYAAWVLIIMASVHALAAIKHHVIDKDDTLRKMIGASK, from the coding sequence ATGGACAACAACGTTAGAAATTACAACCCTTTAGCAAGAGCGATGCATTGGATTTCAGCACTCGCGATTTTTGGCTTATTTGGTGTAGGCCTGTGGATGGTTGATCTTTCATATTACAGCGAGTGGTACAAAACAGCGCCAGACTACCACCGTTCGGTAGGCATTCTTTTGGCTGCCGTTACCATTATCCGCTTGCTTTGGAAGCTAGTTACCGTGTCACCTAAGGTGGAAGGGAAAAGCTATGAAGTTGCAGCAGCGAAGATTGCTCACGGCTTTATGTACATTAACTTAACGGTTTTATTTATTTCAGGTTATTTGATTTCGACATCAGATGGCCGTGGGATCGAGGTATTCAATTGGTTCACTGTACCAAGTATGGGTGAACTATTTGCAAACCAATCTGATCTCGCAGGAACGGTTCACTACTATGCTGCATGGGTACTGATCATTATGGCATCAGTGCACGCCTTAGCGGCGATAAAACACCACGTTATCGACAAAGACGATACGCTACGAAAAATGATAGGAGCTTCAAAATGA